The genomic segment AGTTTGTTTCTTACCATAGGACCTCTCCCAGGTCAGCATCACTCTTCCTGATGAAGTTAGCTTTAGCAGTACACCTGTACTTGGGAGGTCATTGCATTGTATATGCCGATCAAaattttttcaggatttttccaGATAAAAAGGTATTACAAGCTCTAAAATAGAGAGGAGTCAAATGTATTTCCTTAATTGCTGAATGCATTGAAGCTCTAGCAGAGCTAGGTACTCATCCTTTCTTAATTCTTGCCTCCCCATCTTGGACCATTGGCTCCTATGAACATATAGTCCGAGTCCTGAAGCACAGGTGTGGCAACCAAAATAATTATGGGCGATCAAGGCTCCTCTCACTTCACCTATATGGCACAACAGCGTCAGAGACTAGAATTAGCAATGTAATGCTCAATTCACTAAAAAGTTGAAGGCATAAAAGATTGCAGGAACAGACAAGACTCTAGTAAGGTTTTGCTGCATTTATCTTTAAGGAGATCAGCATAACTGTGGAACAGTCACACTAATGTGGCAGGGCTCTTTTCAAATTGCTGCAGTTATGAGCACAGGTATTTTcagacttctgctctgtggctttTCAGCCTCACTGTTAAAAAGACTCCTCAAATCACATAAAGCTAACTAcgcagagaagaaaagaagaaatagacaTGTATCAACAATTGACAAAAACTACTGACACCTGAGATAACTCTGGCAGCTGGAGACATGCACAGACATGGTGAAGCGTAAGCACGCAGATAAGCTGTGTTGTGCCCACGCCCAGCTCAGACACAGTACAACTTCGGAGAGGTACAGAAGAACAGGATCTCTGAGTAACTCCCTTCAAAAAATCTTCACAATGTTCCTTGCTAAAGCTTTGCTGAGTGGAGGAAGTGGTAGTGGTCATGGAGGGAGCCTTGCACGTGGCCTTGGAGGTCTTCTAACAGGAGGTGGACATGGAGGGAATCTTGCAGGACTTGTCGGAGGTCTTGTCAATCTTATAAGTGAAGCCGCAGCTCAGTATAATCCAGAGCCACCTCCACCTCCTCACAATCATTTTATGAATGTGGAAGCTTATGAGAGTGAGGAGATCAGACGGTTTCGTTGCCTTTTTGTCCAGCTGGCTGGAGATGATATGGAAGTGTCTGCCACAGAGCTAAGGGACATCCTGAACAAAGTCGTTTCCAGGCATCAAGACTTGAAGACAGATGGCTTCAGCTTAGACACATGCCGTAGCATGGTCGCCGTCATGGACAGTGATACAAATGGCAAACTGGGCTTTGAAGAGTTTAAGTATCTGTGGAACAACATCAAGAAATGGCAATGTGTATACAAGCAGTATGATACTGATCAGTCAGGCACTGTTGGGAGAGCTCAGCTGCCGGATGCCTTGAAGGCTGCAGGGTTCACCCTGCATGAACAACTCTGCCAGGTGATCGTGCGCAGGTACGCTGACGAGGACGGTAGCATGGATTTCAACAACTTCATTAGCTGCTTGGTACGACTGGACAGCATGTTCCGGACCTTCAAGTCCCTAGACCAAGGTGGAGATGGACAGATCAAAATGACCATTGAAGACTGGCTGCAGCTGACCATGTATTCATGAAGGCATAGCAGAGAAGAGTAAGCTTTGTGTGGAAGATATACATGGAAGACTACAATCCCGTACTATAGAACTGTAGTCTTTCTGTTGTTCTAAGGCAGATGTAGTTAGTGGTAGATAGCTCAGCTCACAGCGTTGCAATTCCTCTTCTGTGTGCATTAGTCTGCTTTTCTGAAGGGTTTGTGTCAGTTGGACAGCTGCGTAAGTCTCTCAGAAAACTATCTCTGCATCAAAGTTTAGTTACTTCTTCATGTAAAGTGGCTTGTATATGAGTATACCTGTTATATAAAAAGCTCATAAGTTTGGTGTTGCTTTGTGGTGTTACTGTTCTGATTTGTCAGCATTCACTAAGCTGGAATAAAGCTGCTTGCCTGAAGGCAATCACTAGTAAACAGAGTTGTGCAGTTATTCCTAACAAGGGGGAAAACATGACAATTACAATAACTGTAATGATGAATGAATTCACATAAtcatatttaatttccttctgacCTCTGCTTTTTCATGCTTGTCTGCTGAAGCAAAACCTGAGTGGTATTGTCACTGGCCAGGACAAAATTGAAGACTTATATAAGGCTACTCGTACAACCTTTTTCTCCATCCTACAATTCTGTTAACtagttttttctctctttccttgaaGCCTTATTATAGTTATAATGAGAACAACTTAAAATACTGCGTTTATATTTAGAGAAGCTTGCTGTAATAATGCAATCACAtagcagccagccagccaaaaTCAACCTCTGTCTTTCTGAGTTAAATTTTATCAGGGCACAGAGTCCCACTAAAGCTAGTTATGCAGTTCTGTCCAAGACATCAAtttttgagtaaaaaaaaaaaaaaaggaataatgtGAACTGTCAAATGTACATTTCTTCAAATTAAGGATTACATAGTTGATGAAAACAGCTCTTGCACTGCAATGTAACAAAGCAGAattctcagcagggctgtgctgctttaaaagaaaattgtgtAGGGTGTGTACCAGCTGACTGGAATGTGAAAGGATGAGTGGAGTAGCCCAGCCTGGGCACTGTGTACTGCACTGCGCACAGTCTCCAGAGGTAAGAGTCTACATGCCCCTGCCACTCCCCAGGGAGACATCAGTGACTAATTGAGAAATACCACACAATAGCTGCAGGGCATCTGAATACtaatgtgttttggttttgtttctaaatttcCATAGCTTTGATTTCTAAATCTTGCAGTTGGCAGATAGTATTTTCCAAACTGATGAAATCTCCTGACTGGTATACTTGCAGAGGCCTTTTACTTGCAACTTAGGAAAAAGTTAACTTACAACTTTTGcccagactttttttcctcctgctctttgTTTAATACCAAACTGGGTgacagaaacagtaaaaatagtTGTATTGTGATGAAAGAGGTCAGTTCCTTCATAATGGCATTCACCCCCCTCCCAGTTATTCAgtgaaaaaacacatttattcaCAGTGGCATTTGGGCTCTGAGTAATAGAAAACTGAGCATGAGGGAAAGTGTGGTACCTCTATGTGAGCACCATCCTACCAGGTTTGTTTCAGAATTTCCCTTTCTGACTCGTTAGGACTTGCATGTAGCAATGGGCAGTGGAAGTTTGGAGTTACAGCAAAAGCTTCTTAGACTATGAGCCTGGATATGAACACAAGAGGTGCATCTGCAGTTCCTCCTCAAATGGTCCAGCTGTAGCTTCTTTGTGGTAGCCCTGTAAGTGACTCATGGTTTACTCATCTAATCAGAACAGGAATGACCAgtgcacacacatatacatacacacacttgATTTTTCCTGTTGCCTTACATAGTGAGAAAAAAGTTTGGGGGCAGTAGTACTTTAAACTTTATTGACTGCATCTGTCTTGCAGAGAGCTTTGCTCACTGCATAAAGTTTACTGATTATCCAGCCCGAATCTCCTTGTGCAACTCTTAAATGGAGACTGTTCACAACAATGCAAACTTTAGTGTTTAGCAAAGTGTAAGATTTACTGTATTATAtgaaaaacccaacaacaaaacactaGTTACCATAGCATGCTATAGTGAAAACAGTAGCAGAAAACTAGTTGccttaaagaaaacaagggTTGTTGAGGGTATGCTATGTTTCAGTTATTTTGTGTagcataaatacaa from the Phalacrocorax aristotelis chromosome 8, bGulAri2.1, whole genome shotgun sequence genome contains:
- the CAPNS2 gene encoding calpain small subunit 2, whose translation is MVKRKHADKLCCAHAQLRHSTTSERYRRTGSLSNSLQKIFTMFLAKALLSGGSGSGHGGSLARGLGGLLTGGGHGGNLAGLVGGLVNLISEAAAQYNPEPPPPPHNHFMNVEAYESEEIRRFRCLFVQLAGDDMEVSATELRDILNKVVSRHQDLKTDGFSLDTCRSMVAVMDSDTNGKLGFEEFKYLWNNIKKWQCVYKQYDTDQSGTVGRAQLPDALKAAGFTLHEQLCQVIVRRYADEDGSMDFNNFISCLVRLDSMFRTFKSLDQGGDGQIKMTIEDWLQLTMYS